TCTAAAGAAAATCCACCAGGCTGTGTCTGGctgtaacataaaaaaaaaggaatggggtaaatattgtaatttgtaaCTTATGCATCcttatttattaggttatatgcatgatatgcatataacctcttgattctgtcaaaatctttatttatttatttatttatttatttattctttccttagcactatttgtccgtgaattatcttggcatcagtttcatctatctaagtcaatttttcagagtatattccttatggccaggaatcgatgtggttatgttttcacgatgcgcaatcaaaaattacgcggtctacgcgcgatttaacgaaatcacgtttgtaatcatatcttcacaaacaagaatcacttttaaacaaaatttggtactcataaatttcaggtcatatttcatcatatggcaatacaattacgtgcgtagcgcatataacgcatgcgtacgcgcgcttaaaatgttgaaaattgtcagaatttattttcgatgaaattagagtacgtttcaggcaattttaagcgtttaaaaaattgccatgagtgcgcagatttttgcacgcgcactgcgcgtcaaacgttaatgcgcactgtttgtgtccgattactgttgtataacctttctttaataatatcatcatattttattcacttttcaacgcgaaacagcgttatacgagcacgtcaaaagtgacgggctacgcacgtgtaagttaacaaaatggtgaaaatatgctaaattttaaaattaatatatatcgttagaatgctcgggaacacgtattttttatttaattttcttgaagtgtatatatcatatgtatgatttgttatgaaattagaagaacaaaagttgattaagtcatcattaatggcacattaaatttaacaaaattaatttcgacaatcaaacaaattataacattttcttaggccaaaataacaaacttaacgttaactttcttccttaagaagttcatatattaaagttaaaagtatatagtttgacagtgcatcattttttttaatttttaaagatgtcatcatagtaaaacattataattcattgcggtatgtaataatctatctgcaccaaagtggttactgcatagtaaatacacggaggaatttttctccaacttttagtcagttgtgtatggctcgatggtctgtgctcgtgtcatGGCATTCAaagtaccgagttcgagtctcacattgggaaacgaaataagattttttttttattatccgtattgttcaaatttatttcttagtgtatagattatacacatgatttataatgaaatctagataaaaagttactttatgcctttattattatgtaacaacaaatgcggtttatgacattatacgcagagggatctttgatcggattgtgataccggctatggtgttcgcgttagcaaagtcctatcatatattataaataattaaagattctgagaaaatcaatcaatcaatcaatatatcttttaaaaatcaattatctttatttaaatcaatgcatataacctataattcgtcatagtgacgaattaaatctagtttatttatttattctttccttagcactattttgtccgtgaattatcttgatatcagtttcatctatctaagtcaatttttcagagtatattcctcatggccaggaatcgatgtggttatattttcacaatgcgtaataaaaaattacgcggtctacgcgcgattttacgaaatcacgtttgtaatcatatcttcacaagcatgaatcacaattaaacaaaatttggtactcataaatttcaggtcatacttcatcatatggcaataaaattacgtgcgtagcgcatataacgcttgcgtacgcgcgcttaaaatgttcaaaattgtcaaaatttattttcgatgaaattagagtacgtttcaggcaattttaagcgtttaaaaaattgccatgagtgcgcagatttttgcacgcgcactgcgcgttaaacgttaatgcgcactctttttgcccaatttctgttttacaatctttctttaataatatcatcatatttgattcaggtttcaactcgaaattgcgttatacgagcacgtcaaaagtgactggctacgcacgtataagttaacaaaatggtgaaaatatgctaaattttaaaattaatatatatcgtcagaatgcaggggaacacctattttttatttcattttcttgaagtgtatgtatcatatgtatgatttattatcaaataaagagaacaaaagttgattaagtcatcattaattgcatattaaatttaaaaaaaattatttcgacaatcaaacaaattatgtcattttcttaggccaaaataacaaacttaacattaactttcttccttcaaaaattcatatattaaagttaaaagtaagtagtttgacagtgcatcatttgtatacattttaaagatgtcatcatagtaaaaaattataattcatttcggtatgtaataatctatttgcatcaaagtggttactgcatagtaaatacacggaggaatttttctacaacttttagtcagttgtgtacggctcggtggtctgtgctcgtgtctatggctttcaaggtaccgagatcgagtctcaccttgggaaacgaaataagattttttttttattgtccgtattgtttgttcaaatttatttcttagtgtatagattatacacaagatttataatgaaatgtagataaaaattaacttatgtctttattattacgtaacaacaaatgtggtttatgacattatacgcatatggatctttgatcggattgtgataccggctacggtgttcgcgttagcaaggtcctatcatatattataaataattaaagattttgagaaaatcaatcaatcaatatatcttttaaaaatcaattatctttatttaaatcaatgcatataacctataattcgtcatagtgacgaattaaatctagttttattattacttttctaTTTGCTATTTATACTTACCCAACTGTAGGCACCTTGTGTAGATCAGGGTGTACTCTTGCACCCCATGGTATCACACGGATCTCTTGTACAATCACTGGCCAGGTAAACTGTATCAGATCCAAGTTAGGGTccttgaaaaaatatttaaaatgtcataattgttattattaatttataactgttatattattaatagttagtaaatactactactaatattaatatagtagtattttaaaccaatttattaaatgaattattttatatataaaataattattttatagtattGCCATAGGGTTAGGCCTAtcgttttttaattgttatcgtttctacaacaatttataaatcaaaaaaatatattgtctaGGCTATGCCTACTGTGTTCTACAAGGCACGGCACACAGTACTCAACATAGGGCGAGGGAAACTCGATGGAATATTTAGTGTCAATATATGAGTGAGTGAGTACAGGCGGCCGAGGCCTAGAATTCACAACACagctaggcctataaaacatctATAAACTCTAACACTAAATTATATCTATTAAGTAATAAATACATTCAAGAACATAACTTTACATTTACCTTTGCATTTTCGTGACTAAAAGTTTCgcaaaataacaatttcattGCTTCACTTTCCGCCATGCCAAACAAAATCATCTATCCAATCCAATAACATAGCCTAGCCGTTAATAACCAGTCGTTATGTAGTTAAAAGagtaaattaattttgatttcATTCATGTTTCTTGCATGAACCGCGAAAACATAGTAATTCAATTAATGAAATCGATTAAACCAGTACCATCCAGTCAGTTCTAAATAAATCACTGTTGTCTTATGTTTGGTTTGATTCAATGGTCTGGTGCGAAGATTAAACGGTAAGCTTTTTATCTAGGCTAAAGgctttaagtaggcctaggccctagtataaCTTCTATTTCTAGGGCATAGCGTAGCTTATCATCACCTGCTGTTCCTATTCTGCAGCGGGGCAGGGGGAGGGTGATCTGAAAATGAGAAGAGCGGCGTGCTCTTTAATTTTATGTGTGAGATGGGCTATAATATCTAGGGCTAACCTCCTCCTGCTGTTGAGCACTTTTCTGAATAAAAAAACTGAATACTGTATTTGTTGTTGTTACAGAATTACAATCTCTGACAATCGCTCCACCCGATAATTTCCCCAGCTCCGCTCCCTACAAATCTTGCTAATCCCCCAACAAATCCCCATTTATTTGGCATTTGGTTTGGGCTTACCAATGGAATGGTAAAAATCTACACTAGGCCTAATCTACTGTACGTATAACGCAAATGCTGTTTTTTATTACagaaaaattgtataaaaagaATGCCACAGCGACTATTTTTGGTAGCTGGTCAGTGTAGGTGTGAGGAGTGTTGTCCAAACCATTGTTGTGACTCATGACCCAAGTTTCTATTAAATTACTACTACTAAACTAAAGAACTTGTAAGATGGAAACCAAAATACAGGTAAACAAATTAGAAACGGAAAGAAAAAGGGACATAATTAACGGAATACTAAGAAAAGAACAAAGCATGCAGAAAGGAGAAGGAAAGAAATGAAGGGTGATTCCAAAATAGATAAATGGAACGAATTAACCTATCCgactgtttttttaattaaagatcTCCTCACTGTCCAACTTCTATGAGCAATGCAACTGAAGTAGTTTGAGGAGCTTGTAAGCTGCCAGTCGAATacttataaaaaaattattaattagttaataaaaacaaatataaatgataggttttttgtacaataacatctttttcttttcatagTCTGAGGGTGTGATGCTTAGAGACAGTTTCCATGCTTTAAACATTCTCTCTGTACTCGATACGTATCGCAAAGAAGGCCGAATGTGCGATGTTGTTCTATGTTGTGAAGGTCATTCTATACCGGCTCATAGGTAAGTACAATACCCCTTCACATTGCAAAACTATTGAGGCAGCTGGAGTCTGCACAAACCAGGGCTTTTACATCTGCAAGTTTTCGTTTTAAACACCAGTGTACGTCTAGTGgtccagagacattttttcagaGTTTAATATGAAAGAGgtattttgttaatatatttgtcttgtttgttatttattgttttattttaaatttatttcagagTTGTCCTTATGTCATTTAGTGCATATTTTGAGGCAATGTTTAACAGCAATATGTCTGAAAGTAGCCAATCATCAATCACTATTCACAGCATAGTTCCTTCTGCTTTGGATGCATTGATTGAGTTTGCTTATACTGGGAATATATTGGTAAGATATGCTTGTTTGCTCatataccatggacctataaattaaaatagttgCTCATACAGTACTACCCAGTCCTCCCTACTTAACACAGTTGAACGCAATGGCcaaaatggggggggggggggcctgCTGTTTATATCTGGTTCACTTGCACTCAATCCCAATCGCTGCAATATGGATTATCACACCAGAACCacacatactgtacagtgtacCTTCCTCAATTTGAGCTCAAATAGGCAAATTGCTTTATTTTCTATACTATAgattaatgaaaataatgccCAGGATATTCTTGTTGGCTCGTCAATGCTTCAGATAACCACAGTAACGCAGACATGCAGCCAGTTCATCCAATCACAACTCGTGTCTGACAACGCCATCGGAATTCACTTCTTTGCCAAAATGTACTCGTGTACAGAACTTCTTAAAGCTGCAGACTGGTTAATAACTAAGAACTTTGTAAAAGTCGCACAGAGCAACGAGTTCTTAGAACTTGACTCAGAGAAACTTAAAAAACTGCTGAACGACACCTCTGTTCGTATGATACTTGGAGAGAGAATTGTGGCCGGAATTAGTCAGTGGTTTAGATATGATCCACAGAATCGGCGTGATGGTTTGCAAGATATCATTGAATATTTAAAGCTCCAGGGTCCGCATCCCCACCTTATGAATAATGTGAACTTTGACCTATGTGATGTCGAAGACCAAGAGATGGTAGACATATACCAAATACACACTGTAAGGTTTTTCCCATTTTTTCAGTTGAGATGAGTTTAGTTGAGTCTTTGTAACAATGTTCTTATTTGAAAATATGaaagtttaaatatatatttgatattCCTAATTATCTTAATCACGATTGATGTTTTATACACACAGGGTTTATTGGCAATTGGTGGGGTATGTGAAGGTCTAACACTATCATCAAACCTCTTCTATGCCGGGGAGGGTACAGGAGGGTGGTGCACTGTAACCCCAAGTTCTGTAACTTTAGCTCCATTGAATCAGGCAAGATCAACCTTTGGTATAGCTACAGATGGCTCAGATGTCTATGTTGCGGGTATGAAAATGGTTATAATTTTACAACTGGGTTAAAACCAGTCCGTTTTTCCCTTTAAAAACCCAATATGTAGATAGAAGCTACAATATTTGACTAGTACCCCTTTCACATCGCCTAGCAAAACTCAAGAACATtaacaagaaaataaataaattttaaaaataggtttCATCTTTGTaacaattttcatttaaaaaagtgcAAAATTAGTAATTTCATATACAGATAATTCAAATCAAAGCTCCCTTCACTAAAGTAtgatatgtaaaataattttagtttaaatatgTATACCTTTACAGGTGGTAGTAACTCCTGCTATGCTCTGAATGTAGTTGAATATGTACCTTTACAGGTGGTAGTAACTCCTGCTATGCTCTGAATGTAGTTGAATATGTACCTTTACAGGTGGTAGTAACTCCTGCTATGCTCTGAATGTAGTTGAATATGTACCTTTACAGGTGGTAGTAACTCCTGCTATGCTCTGAATGTAGTTGAATATGTACCTTTACAGGTGGTAGTAACTCCTGCTATGCTCTGAATGTAGTTGAATATGTACCTTTACAGGTGGTAGTAACTCCTGCTATGCTCTGAATGTAGTTGAATATGTACCTTTACAGGTGGTAGTAACTCCTGCTATGCTCTGAATGTAGTTGAATATGTACCTTTACAGGTGGTAGTAACTCCTGCTATGCTCTGAATGCAGTTGAATATTATGAAAACATCAGTAACAGCTGGAAATTGCTCACTCCTCTTCAAGAACCCAGAAATGGCTGTCAAGCTGCGATGATCAACAACATGCTACTGGTAGCTGGAGGTCTCAACAACGACTATCTAAAGTCTGTGGAAATGTACAAGGTAGATCGTGAGACCTGGTGCTATGTGCAACCAATGAACTTCCATCGTGGCTTTTTTGCGGTTGACGTGATTGGTGGGATGGTTTACGCTGCTGGAGGTACAGGTAGGTAAAAGAGTCAAACATTCTCACCATCTGAAATAGATTTTAGAGTAAATAGATTTTAGGGaaattatttctaaatatttatgtttaaatgaCTGAATAATTACTGTATAGGTAATTAATAAGTACTGTTACGTGTACACATGAGTACacaaactataaatataaacatacagGATGTACAGTAAAGTATTGTATGGACATTTTTTTATACTAACCTACAGGTGGGCAGCCTGGTTGCAATGATTATCTAAGTACAGTTGAACGCTACGACTCTGGACATGATAAGTGGACCGCTCTTCCCGAAATGAACGAAGCTCGTGGGAACTTATCCTGTGCAGTTCTCAACAGATGCTTTTACGCTATTGGTGGCTTCAACGGACACTTTCTAAAAACCGTCGAACGCTTAGATCCACGTACAAACCGATGGGTGTCGGTGGCTTCTCTACGCAATTACAGAAGTTCTTCAACCTCGGCTATTTTGGATGGTACTATTTACACAATAGGGGGATTTGATAGCAGACATGTTGTGTACACTGTCGAAAAGTATGATCCTGTGGCAGATTGCTGGTTAAAGTGTGATGCATTACCAGCCAGGATATCTGGCCTACAGGCTGTGTCTTTGTGCATTTGACACTTCATATGAAGAATGCATACATATTCATATGCATAGAAGTAGATATattcaaatgattttattttgcaGAAACTGTCTGTTATTCGAAGTTTTGTAGCTTTGTATCTTGCATAAAATGctgttttattaatttgtttatgtaaaCTGTTTGTGTTAAAAATAgtgatattttgaaaattaactgttttttttttgtaaataaaatgtttaaaaatatacatatagcATTATAATTACAGTTTAAAAATTCAGCTATAATACAGGTAATAGACAACGCTTATAAGaattatatattaaacatt
This region of Antedon mediterranea chromosome 8, ecAntMedi1.1, whole genome shotgun sequence genomic DNA includes:
- the LOC140057358 gene encoding kelch-like protein 12 isoform X2, with product METKIQSEGVMLRDSFHALNILSVLDTYRKEGRMCDVVLCCEGHSIPAHRVVLMSFSAYFEAMFNSNMSESSQSSITIHSIVPSALDALIEFAYTGNILINENNAQDILVGSSMLQITTVTQTCSQFIQSQLVSDNAIGIHFFAKMYSCTELLKAADWLITKNFVKVAQSNEFLELDSEKLKKLLNDTSVRMILGERIVAGISQWFRYDPQNRRDGLQDIIEYLKLQGPHPHLMNNVNFDLCDVEDQEMVDIYQIHTGLLAIGGVCEGLTLSSNLFYAGEGTGGWCTVTPSSVTLAPLNQARSTFGIATDGSDVYVAVEYYENISNSWKLLTPLQEPRNGCQAAMINNMLLVAGGLNNDYLKSVEMYKVDRETWCYVQPMNFHRGFFAVDVIGGMVYAAGGTGGQPGCNDYLSTVERYDSGHDKWTALPEMNEARGNLSCAVLNRCFYAIGGFNGHFLKTVERLDPRTNRWVSVASLRNYRSSSTSAILDGTIYTIGGFDSRHVVYTVEKYDPVADCWLKCDALPARISGLQAVSLCI
- the LOC140057358 gene encoding kelch-like protein 12 isoform X1, producing the protein METKIQSEGVMLRDSFHALNILSVLDTYRKEGRMCDVVLCCEGHSIPAHRVVLMSFSAYFEAMFNSNMSESSQSSITIHSIVPSALDALIEFAYTGNILINENNAQDILVGSSMLQITTVTQTCSQFIQSQLVSDNAIGIHFFAKMYSCTELLKAADWLITKNFVKVAQSNEFLELDSEKLKKLLNDTSVRMILGERIVAGISQWFRYDPQNRRDGLQDIIEYLKLQGPHPHLMNNVNFDLCDVEDQEMVDIYQIHTGLLAIGGVCEGLTLSSNLFYAGEGTGGWCTVTPSSVTLAPLNQARSTFGIATDGSDVYVAGGSNSCYALNAVEYYENISNSWKLLTPLQEPRNGCQAAMINNMLLVAGGLNNDYLKSVEMYKVDRETWCYVQPMNFHRGFFAVDVIGGMVYAAGGTGGQPGCNDYLSTVERYDSGHDKWTALPEMNEARGNLSCAVLNRCFYAIGGFNGHFLKTVERLDPRTNRWVSVASLRNYRSSSTSAILDGTIYTIGGFDSRHVVYTVEKYDPVADCWLKCDALPARISGLQAVSLCI